GGGCCGGGTGCTTCATGAGCCAGCCGAGCAGCACGGACTCCGGCGCCACGCCGAACTCAGCGGCGAGCTCCTGGACCAGGTCCGCCGTCGCGCGGTCCGCCTCGCTGAGCTCCTGAGCCGGCACTCCCCCGGTGTAGCGTCCGTTGGCCAGTGAACCGTAGGCCTGAAGTTCGATGCCGCGGCTCATGCAGTGTTCGAGCGTGCCGTGCGGGAACGGGTTGCCGGAACCCTGGCGGTGATTCACCGTGACGGTTGAATCCAGCCAGTCGCGGGTGCCGAGGCTCATCTCGAGCTGGTTCGCGACCAGCGGGGTGGACAGCGCGTCTTGAAGGTGTTCCATCTGCGCCGTGGACATGTTGGAGACGCCCAGCGCCTTGATGCGGCCATCCGCCAGGAGTTCGCGCACCGCGCGGGCGGCCTCCTCGCGGTTGAGCAGCGGGTCCGGCCGGTGGAACAGGAGCGTGTCCAGGTGGTCGGTCCGGAGCCGGCTCAGAATGCCCTCGACGCGCTCCATGATGGAGTCGTAGCTGAGGTCGTAGTAGTTGTTGAGGCCGTTCTCGTGAAGCCGGATGCCGCATTTGCTCTGCAGGAGGATCCGGTCCCGCAGCTCGGGCCGCGCCGCCAGGACCTCGCCGAACACGGCCTCGGCCTTGCCGAAGCGGTAGATGTCCGCGTGATCGAACAGCTCGACGCCGATCGCCAGGGCCGCGTCGATGACGTCGGACGCCTGCGCCACGTCCGCCTCGGTGTACGGCGTAGGTTCCCAGGCGCCGCCGAGTCCCATGCAGCCATAGATGATCCGGCCCATGCCGGGCCCGCTTTCTGTGTTCTGGGTCATACAGGAACTCTTTCACGGCCCACCGCGACGCCGCCAGTCACGGCAAGCGCCTGAACAGCGGCGCGCGGGCGGCTCAGTCCGCCTTGGGCATCACCATGGTCCGCAGGTCGAGCTGGCGCAGCACATGGTCCGCCACCTCGGGATCCATGCCGAGTTCCTTGCGGG
Above is a window of Arthrobacter sp. Y-9 DNA encoding:
- a CDS encoding aldo/keto reductase encodes the protein MGRIIYGCMGLGGAWEPTPYTEADVAQASDVIDAALAIGVELFDHADIYRFGKAEAVFGEVLAARPELRDRILLQSKCGIRLHENGLNNYYDLSYDSIMERVEGILSRLRTDHLDTLLFHRPDPLLNREEAARAVRELLADGRIKALGVSNMSTAQMEHLQDALSTPLVANQLEMSLGTRDWLDSTVTVNHRQGSGNPFPHGTLEHCMSRGIELQAYGSLANGRYTGGVPAQELSEADRATADLVQELAAEFGVAPESVLLGWLMKHPARISPVIGTTNPGRIAACGDAIAVAERMDRLQWYRLWITARGEFIP